A window of the Natronomonas salina genome harbors these coding sequences:
- a CDS encoding DUF7545 family protein, whose protein sequence is MANDTVTLTIDGPDGDDEVTLPTEMLDLMRENDESDAQIVGDLALFSCAQRIHATVHHAEGGDTEEYEEIEEQTMELFEERFGASYAELTGHQH, encoded by the coding sequence ATGGCGAACGACACCGTCACCCTGACGATCGACGGCCCCGACGGCGACGACGAGGTCACGCTCCCGACCGAGATGCTCGACCTGATGCGCGAGAACGACGAGTCCGACGCCCAGATCGTCGGCGACCTCGCGCTGTTCTCCTGCGCCCAGCGCATCCACGCGACGGTCCACCACGCCGAGGGCGGCGACACCGAGGAGTACGAGGAGATCGAGGAGCAGACGATGGAGCTCTTCGAGGAGCGATTCGGCGCCTCCTACGCGGAACTGACCGGCCACCAGCACTGA